One Coregonus clupeaformis isolate EN_2021a chromosome 21, ASM2061545v1, whole genome shotgun sequence DNA window includes the following coding sequences:
- the LOC121531467 gene encoding histone-lysine N-methyltransferase PRDM9 isoform X5 has translation MSSSEEDDFHDLKTYFSKMEWAHLVKCEKVRYRNLKRNHLAMLTIGLNSPVPAFMRRGRPKLVNTAPLLAPSDSEEDEWTPRLERCPPVPRSFRPPTRRPAASRGVPQPATPATPTVQQPPSGEEAGPSNMGTEPAQPLMEELTKEVAFLRDVSKVDTHSGVQEGLGDNEGQSEATPSTSGGGADTPAVTQGGAPLLHPKPSTSAAWEDWP, from the exons ATGAGTTCTTCGGAAGAG GATGACTTTCATGATTTGAAGACCTATTTCTCAAAGATGGAATGGGCCCATCTAGTGAAATGTGAGAAAGTACGGTACAGAAACTTGAAGAGGAACCACCTGGCTATGCTTACTATAG GGCTGAACTCCCCAGTACCTGCGTTTatgaggagaggcagacctaaaTTGGTGAACACCGCTCCGCTTCTTGCACCCAGTGACTCCGAGGAGGATGAGTGGACCCCTCGACTGGAGAGATGCCCACCAG TACCACGGAGCTTCCGACCCCCAACCAGGAGACCAGCAGCGTCTCGGGGAGTCCCTCAGCCTGCCACGCCTGCTACACCTACGGTACAG CAGCCCCCCAGCGGCGAGGAGGCAGGACCCAGTAATATGGGGACAGAACCCGCCCAGCCATTAATGGAGGAGCTGACTAAAGAAGTGGCCTTCCTCAGAGACGTCAGCAAAGTAGACACACACagtggagtacaggaggggctagGAGACAAT GAGGGTCAGAGTGAAGCGACCCCCAGCACCAGTGGAGGGGGGGCAGACACCCCAGCTGTCACTCAGGGAGGGGCTCCCTTGTTGCACCCCAAACCATCAACCTCAG ctgcgtgggaagattggccatag
- the LOC121531467 gene encoding histone-lysine N-methyltransferase PRDM9 isoform X2, which produces MSSSEEDDFHDLKTYFSKMEWAHLVKCEKVRYRNLKRNHLAMLTIGLNSPVPAFMRRGRPKLVNTAPLLAPSDSEEDEWTPRLERCPPVPRSFRPPTRRPAASRGVPQPATPATPTVQPPSGEEAGPSNMGTEPAQPLMEELTKEVAFLRDVSKVDTHSGVQEGLGDNEGQSEATPSTSGGGADTPAVTQGGAPLLHPKPSTSGLSKRECLEKQKAELNTVTSREATQLSAGLLK; this is translated from the exons ATGAGTTCTTCGGAAGAG GATGACTTTCATGATTTGAAGACCTATTTCTCAAAGATGGAATGGGCCCATCTAGTGAAATGTGAGAAAGTACGGTACAGAAACTTGAAGAGGAACCACCTGGCTATGCTTACTATAG GGCTGAACTCCCCAGTACCTGCGTTTatgaggagaggcagacctaaaTTGGTGAACACCGCTCCGCTTCTTGCACCCAGTGACTCCGAGGAGGATGAGTGGACCCCTCGACTGGAGAGATGCCCACCAG TACCACGGAGCTTCCGACCCCCAACCAGGAGACCAGCAGCGTCTCGGGGAGTCCCTCAGCCTGCCACGCCTGCTACACCTACGGTACAG CCCCCCAGCGGCGAGGAGGCAGGACCCAGTAATATGGGGACAGAACCCGCCCAGCCATTAATGGAGGAGCTGACTAAAGAAGTGGCCTTCCTCAGAGACGTCAGCAAAGTAGACACACACagtggagtacaggaggggctagGAGACAAT GAGGGTCAGAGTGAAGCGACCCCCAGCACCAGTGGAGGGGGGGCAGACACCCCAGCTGTCACTCAGGGAGGGGCTCCCTTGTTGCACCCCAAACCATCAACCTCAG gccTGTCTAAGAGAGAGTGTCTGGAAAAGCAGAAAGCGGAGCTGaacactgtgacgtcacgagaggctacacagctttcagcgggattgctcaagtag
- the LOC121531467 gene encoding histone-lysine N-methyltransferase PRDM9 isoform X3 → MSSSEEDDFHDLKTYFSKMEWAHLVKCEKVRYRNLKRNHLAMLTIGLNSPVPAFMRRGRPKLVNTAPLLAPSDSEEDEWTPRLERCPPVPRSFRPPTRRPAASRGVPQPATPATPTQPPSGEEAGPSNMGTEPAQPLMEELTKEVAFLRDVSKVDTHSGVQEGLGDNEGQSEATPSTSGGGADTPAVTQGGAPLLHPKPSTSGLSKRECLEKQKAELNTVTSREATQLSAGLLK, encoded by the exons ATGAGTTCTTCGGAAGAG GATGACTTTCATGATTTGAAGACCTATTTCTCAAAGATGGAATGGGCCCATCTAGTGAAATGTGAGAAAGTACGGTACAGAAACTTGAAGAGGAACCACCTGGCTATGCTTACTATAG GGCTGAACTCCCCAGTACCTGCGTTTatgaggagaggcagacctaaaTTGGTGAACACCGCTCCGCTTCTTGCACCCAGTGACTCCGAGGAGGATGAGTGGACCCCTCGACTGGAGAGATGCCCACCAG TACCACGGAGCTTCCGACCCCCAACCAGGAGACCAGCAGCGTCTCGGGGAGTCCCTCAGCCTGCCACGCCTGCTACACCTACG CAGCCCCCCAGCGGCGAGGAGGCAGGACCCAGTAATATGGGGACAGAACCCGCCCAGCCATTAATGGAGGAGCTGACTAAAGAAGTGGCCTTCCTCAGAGACGTCAGCAAAGTAGACACACACagtggagtacaggaggggctagGAGACAAT GAGGGTCAGAGTGAAGCGACCCCCAGCACCAGTGGAGGGGGGGCAGACACCCCAGCTGTCACTCAGGGAGGGGCTCCCTTGTTGCACCCCAAACCATCAACCTCAG gccTGTCTAAGAGAGAGTGTCTGGAAAAGCAGAAAGCGGAGCTGaacactgtgacgtcacgagaggctacacagctttcagcgggattgctcaagtag
- the LOC121531467 gene encoding histone-lysine N-methyltransferase PRDM9 isoform X1, with translation MSSSEEDDFHDLKTYFSKMEWAHLVKCEKVRYRNLKRNHLAMLTIGLNSPVPAFMRRGRPKLVNTAPLLAPSDSEEDEWTPRLERCPPVPRSFRPPTRRPAASRGVPQPATPATPTVQQPPSGEEAGPSNMGTEPAQPLMEELTKEVAFLRDVSKVDTHSGVQEGLGDNEGQSEATPSTSGGGADTPAVTQGGAPLLHPKPSTSGLSKRECLEKQKAELNTVTSREATQLSAGLLK, from the exons ATGAGTTCTTCGGAAGAG GATGACTTTCATGATTTGAAGACCTATTTCTCAAAGATGGAATGGGCCCATCTAGTGAAATGTGAGAAAGTACGGTACAGAAACTTGAAGAGGAACCACCTGGCTATGCTTACTATAG GGCTGAACTCCCCAGTACCTGCGTTTatgaggagaggcagacctaaaTTGGTGAACACCGCTCCGCTTCTTGCACCCAGTGACTCCGAGGAGGATGAGTGGACCCCTCGACTGGAGAGATGCCCACCAG TACCACGGAGCTTCCGACCCCCAACCAGGAGACCAGCAGCGTCTCGGGGAGTCCCTCAGCCTGCCACGCCTGCTACACCTACGGTACAG CAGCCCCCCAGCGGCGAGGAGGCAGGACCCAGTAATATGGGGACAGAACCCGCCCAGCCATTAATGGAGGAGCTGACTAAAGAAGTGGCCTTCCTCAGAGACGTCAGCAAAGTAGACACACACagtggagtacaggaggggctagGAGACAAT GAGGGTCAGAGTGAAGCGACCCCCAGCACCAGTGGAGGGGGGGCAGACACCCCAGCTGTCACTCAGGGAGGGGCTCCCTTGTTGCACCCCAAACCATCAACCTCAG gccTGTCTAAGAGAGAGTGTCTGGAAAAGCAGAAAGCGGAGCTGaacactgtgacgtcacgagaggctacacagctttcagcgggattgctcaagtag
- the LOC121531467 gene encoding histone-lysine N-methyltransferase PRDM9 isoform X4 yields MSSSEEDDFHDLKTYFSKMEWAHLVKCEKVRYRNLKRNHLAMLTIGLNSPVPAFMRRGRPKLVNTAPLLAPSDSEEDEWTPRLERCPPVPRSFRPPTRRPAASRGVPQPATPATPTPPSGEEAGPSNMGTEPAQPLMEELTKEVAFLRDVSKVDTHSGVQEGLGDNEGQSEATPSTSGGGADTPAVTQGGAPLLHPKPSTSGLSKRECLEKQKAELNTVTSREATQLSAGLLK; encoded by the exons ATGAGTTCTTCGGAAGAG GATGACTTTCATGATTTGAAGACCTATTTCTCAAAGATGGAATGGGCCCATCTAGTGAAATGTGAGAAAGTACGGTACAGAAACTTGAAGAGGAACCACCTGGCTATGCTTACTATAG GGCTGAACTCCCCAGTACCTGCGTTTatgaggagaggcagacctaaaTTGGTGAACACCGCTCCGCTTCTTGCACCCAGTGACTCCGAGGAGGATGAGTGGACCCCTCGACTGGAGAGATGCCCACCAG TACCACGGAGCTTCCGACCCCCAACCAGGAGACCAGCAGCGTCTCGGGGAGTCCCTCAGCCTGCCACGCCTGCTACACCTACG CCCCCCAGCGGCGAGGAGGCAGGACCCAGTAATATGGGGACAGAACCCGCCCAGCCATTAATGGAGGAGCTGACTAAAGAAGTGGCCTTCCTCAGAGACGTCAGCAAAGTAGACACACACagtggagtacaggaggggctagGAGACAAT GAGGGTCAGAGTGAAGCGACCCCCAGCACCAGTGGAGGGGGGGCAGACACCCCAGCTGTCACTCAGGGAGGGGCTCCCTTGTTGCACCCCAAACCATCAACCTCAG gccTGTCTAAGAGAGAGTGTCTGGAAAAGCAGAAAGCGGAGCTGaacactgtgacgtcacgagaggctacacagctttcagcgggattgctcaagtag
- the LOC121531456 gene encoding histone-lysine N-methyltransferase PRDM9-like isoform X1, with protein MRGRNLRDRPRITYTEEEVPKDDHYLYCEDCKSFFMDECELHGPPLFVPDIPAPLGASDRARLTLPSGLEVRTSSIPEAGLGVFNQGNIVPAGAHYGPYEGELTDKDQAMESGYSWVIYKSRHWEDYIDAGRDTHSNWMRYVNCARSEEEQNLVAFQYRGGILYRCCKPIAVGEELLVWYGEEYARDLGIVFDYLWDKKSSAKDVNAESSQFQIFSCSGCPFSFTSQIFLHKHIKRCHHDEYVRLLRSGEIRSENLMSSSSSQHHGTTSGSSNPAPTRKQRETDKPRPHSCSQCGKSFTTGRNCRTHQRTHTGEKPFYCSQCGKSFSHKGHLITHQRTHTGEKPFYCSLCGKSFSLEGNLRTHQRTHTGEKPFYCSQCGKSFSHKGHLRTHQRTHTGEKPFHCSQCGKSFSRAGSLRTHQRTHTGEKPFYCSQCGKSFNHKGHLIRHQLTHTGEKPFHCSQCGKSFSLEGNLRTHQRTHTGEKPFHCSQCGKSFSQSGSLKRHQCSKKSKEVEL; from the exons ATGCGCGGCAGAAACCTGAGAGACAGACCAAGAATCACTTACACAGAGGAGGAGGTCCCCAAAGATGACCACTACCTCT acTGTGAGGACTGCAAGTCTTTCTTCATGGATGAGTGTGAGCTCCATGGTCCCCCCCTCTTCGTCCCTGACATCCCTGCCCCTCTAGGAGCCTCTGACAGGGCCAGACTCACCCTGCCGTCCGGCCTGGAGGTCAGGACATCAAGCATCCCTGAAGCAGGACTGGGGGTGTTCAACCAAGGAAACATTGTGCCTGCAGGAGCCCATTATGGACCTTATGAAGGAGAGCTCACAGACAAGGACCAAGCCATGGAGAGTGGATACTCCTGGGTg ATCTACAAGAGCAGACACTGGGAGGACTACATCGATGCTGGGAGAGACACTCACTCCAACTGGATgag gtaTGTGAACTGTGCTCGTAGTGAAGAAGAACAGAATCTGGTGGCCTTCCAGTACAGAGGAGGGATTCTGTATCGCTGCTGTAAGCCCATAGCTGTTGGCGAGGAGCTGTTGGTTTGGTATGGAGAGGAGTACGCCAGAGACCTGGGCATTGTCTTCGACTACCTCTGGGACAAAAAGAGCTCTGCTAAAG atGTGAACGCTGAGTCATCCCAGTTCCAGATCTTCTCGTGCTCTGGCTGTCCGTTCTCCTTCACCTCTCAGATCTTCCTCCACAAGCACATAAAGAGATGTCACCATGATGAGTATGTCAGGCTTTTGAGGAGTGGGgagatcagatcagagaatctcaTGTCCTCCAGCAGCTCACAACACCATGGAACCACCTCAGGTTCCTCCAACCCAGCTCCCaccaggaaacagagagagacggacaagCCACGACCACACAGctgctctcagtgtgggaagagcttcactaCAGGGAGAAATTGCAGAACACACCAGCgcactcacacaggagagaagccgttctactgctcccagtgtgggaagagtttcagtcATAAGGGTCATCTCATAACACACCAGCgcactcacacaggagagaagccgttcTACTGCTCCctgtgtgggaagagtttcagttTAGAGGGTAATCTCAGAACGCACCAGCgcactcacacaggagagaagccgttctactgctcccagtgtgggaagagtttcagtcATAAGGGTCATCTCAGAACACACCAGCgcactcacacaggagagaagccgtttcactgctcccagtgtgggaagagtttcagtaGAGCAGGTAGTCTCAGAACACACCAGCgcactcacacaggagagaagccgttctactgctcccagtgtgggaagagtttcaatcATAAGGGTCATCTCATCAGACACCAGctcactcacacaggagagaagccgttccactgctcccagtgtgggaagagtttcagttTAGAGGGTAATCTCAGAACACACCAGCgcactcacacaggagagaagccgtttcactgctcccagtgtgggaagagtttcagtcAGTCAGGAAGTCTAAAGAGACACCAGTGTTCTAAAAAGAGTAAAGAAGTGGAACTTTAG
- the LOC121531456 gene encoding histone-lysine N-methyltransferase PRDM9-like isoform X2 yields the protein MRGRNLRDRPRITYTEEEVPKDDHYLYCEDCKSFFMDECELHGPPLFVPDIPAPLGASDRARLTLPSGLEVRTSSIPEAGLGVFNQGNIVPAGAHYGPYEGELTDKDQAMESGYSWVIYKSRHWEDYIDAGRDTHSNWMRYVNCARSEEEQNLVAFQYRGGILYRCCKPIAVGEELLVWYGEEYARDLGIVFDYLWDKKSSAKDVNAESSQFQIFSCSGCPFSFTSQIFLHKHIKRCHHDEYVRLLRSGEIRSENLMSSSSSQHHGTTSGSSNPAPTRKQRETDKPRPHSCSQCGKSFTTGRNCRTHQRTHTGEKPFYCSQCGKSFSHKGHLITHQRTHTGEKPFYCSLCGKSFSLEGNLRTHQRTHTGEKPFYCSQCGKSFSHKGHLRTHQRTHTGEKPFHCSQCGKSFSRAGSLRTHQRTHTGEKPFYCSQCGKSFNHKGHLIRHQLTHTGEKPFHCSQCGKSFSQSGSLKRHQCSKKSKEVEL from the exons ATGCGCGGCAGAAACCTGAGAGACAGACCAAGAATCACTTACACAGAGGAGGAGGTCCCCAAAGATGACCACTACCTCT acTGTGAGGACTGCAAGTCTTTCTTCATGGATGAGTGTGAGCTCCATGGTCCCCCCCTCTTCGTCCCTGACATCCCTGCCCCTCTAGGAGCCTCTGACAGGGCCAGACTCACCCTGCCGTCCGGCCTGGAGGTCAGGACATCAAGCATCCCTGAAGCAGGACTGGGGGTGTTCAACCAAGGAAACATTGTGCCTGCAGGAGCCCATTATGGACCTTATGAAGGAGAGCTCACAGACAAGGACCAAGCCATGGAGAGTGGATACTCCTGGGTg ATCTACAAGAGCAGACACTGGGAGGACTACATCGATGCTGGGAGAGACACTCACTCCAACTGGATgag gtaTGTGAACTGTGCTCGTAGTGAAGAAGAACAGAATCTGGTGGCCTTCCAGTACAGAGGAGGGATTCTGTATCGCTGCTGTAAGCCCATAGCTGTTGGCGAGGAGCTGTTGGTTTGGTATGGAGAGGAGTACGCCAGAGACCTGGGCATTGTCTTCGACTACCTCTGGGACAAAAAGAGCTCTGCTAAAG atGTGAACGCTGAGTCATCCCAGTTCCAGATCTTCTCGTGCTCTGGCTGTCCGTTCTCCTTCACCTCTCAGATCTTCCTCCACAAGCACATAAAGAGATGTCACCATGATGAGTATGTCAGGCTTTTGAGGAGTGGGgagatcagatcagagaatctcaTGTCCTCCAGCAGCTCACAACACCATGGAACCACCTCAGGTTCCTCCAACCCAGCTCCCaccaggaaacagagagagacggacaagCCACGACCACACAGctgctctcagtgtgggaagagcttcactaCAGGGAGAAATTGCAGAACACACCAGCgcactcacacaggagagaagccgttctactgctcccagtgtgggaagagtttcagtcATAAGGGTCATCTCATAACACACCAGCgcactcacacaggagagaagccgttcTACTGCTCCctgtgtgggaagagtttcagttTAGAGGGTAATCTCAGAACGCACCAGCgcactcacacaggagagaagccgttctactgctcccagtgtgggaagagtttcagtcATAAGGGTCATCTCAGAACACACCAGCgcactcacacaggagagaagccgtttcactgctcccagtgtgggaagagtttcagtaGAGCAGGTAGTCTCAGAACACACCAGCgcactcacacaggagagaagccgttctactgctcccagtgtgggaagagtttcaatcATAAGGGTCATCTCATCAGACACCAGctcactcacacaggagagaagccgttccactgctcccagtgtgggaagag tttcagtcAGTCAGGAAGTCTAAAGAGACACCAGTGTTCTAAAAAGAGTAAAGAAGTGGAACTTTAG